One Chitinophagales bacterium genomic window carries:
- a CDS encoding RNA methyltransferase: MLSKAQIKYIQSLRHKKIRHTLQVYIIEGEKMVLEYLQAGHAVQQLWATASWISEYEHMLANRKIKIHQVNEAELKKISALTTPNQVLAVVSIPEPSFPTLNAGVHVALEDIQDPGNMGTIIRTADWFGIHSVLCSENCVDVYNPKVVQATMGALLRVKVFYVNLYDVLKRAGLPVYAAVTNGSILERDKLPQEAILVIGNESRGLSEKIQTVAVKKIAIPRFGKAESLNAAVAAGILMYCFKTR, translated from the coding sequence ATGCTGAGTAAGGCACAAATTAAATACATTCAGTCACTGAGGCATAAGAAAATTAGACACACCCTTCAGGTGTACATTATAGAAGGAGAGAAAATGGTTCTGGAATATCTGCAGGCAGGCCATGCGGTGCAACAACTTTGGGCTACGGCTTCCTGGATTAGCGAATACGAACATATGCTTGCTAACAGAAAAATAAAAATACATCAGGTTAACGAAGCGGAGCTGAAAAAAATATCTGCACTGACGACACCCAATCAGGTGTTGGCCGTGGTGTCTATACCTGAACCTTCGTTTCCAACGCTGAATGCCGGTGTTCACGTAGCTCTGGAAGATATACAGGACCCGGGTAACATGGGCACCATAATCCGCACGGCTGACTGGTTCGGGATTCACTCCGTGCTGTGCTCCGAAAATTGTGTGGATGTATATAATCCTAAGGTAGTGCAGGCAACCATGGGTGCATTGCTGCGCGTAAAAGTTTTTTACGTTAACCTGTATGATGTATTAAAAAGAGCGGGATTGCCCGTATATGCTGCCGTTACAAACGGATCCATTCTGGAACGGGATAAACTTCCTCAAGAGGCAATTCTGGTCATAGGCAATGAGTCGCGCGGCCTTTCGGAAAAGATACAAACTGTTGCGGTAAAAAAAATTGCCATACCGCGTTTTGGAAAAGCTGAATCACTCAACGCTGCTGTTGCAGCAGGAATATTGATGTATTGTTTTAAAACCCGATAG
- a CDS encoding DNA mismatch repair protein MutT — MNNPELKEEQNPWTTLSEKIVYDNPWMQVREYRVINPAGKASLYGIVSAKHLAIGIIPLDAQNNTWLVGQYRYPLKAYSWEIVEGGGKPDIDPVESARRELKEETGLEARHYTKIMEMHTSNCISDEKAIIYVARGISEGIASPDEDEKLKVVKLPFDEVFKMVMEGRITDSLSVAGILKTHLLLQTGTV; from the coding sequence ATGAACAATCCTGAATTAAAAGAAGAACAAAATCCCTGGACCACCCTTTCGGAAAAGATTGTGTATGACAATCCCTGGATGCAGGTCAGGGAATACCGTGTAATAAATCCAGCCGGAAAAGCATCACTCTATGGTATTGTGTCTGCCAAGCATCTGGCCATTGGCATCATACCGCTGGATGCTCAAAACAACACATGGCTGGTCGGACAATATCGCTACCCATTGAAAGCGTATAGCTGGGAGATAGTAGAGGGGGGAGGCAAGCCGGATATCGATCCGGTGGAATCTGCCAGACGCGAGCTGAAAGAAGAAACCGGACTGGAAGCCCGTCACTATACCAAGATTATGGAAATGCACACCTCTAACTGCATTTCCGATGAAAAGGCCATTATTTATGTTGCCAGAGGCATCTCCGAAGGCATTGCCTCTCCGGATGAAGATGAAAAACTAAAAGTGGTCAAACTGCCTTTTGATGAAGTTTTTAAAATGGTTATGGAAGGACGCATAACCGACAGCCTTTCAGTTGCCGGCATTCTGAAAACCCATTTACTTCTGCAAACCGGAACAGTATGA
- a CDS encoding ferredoxin--nitrite reductase encodes MSALNLSKNIDPAAQKDILELEDKIRRFRAGEIPEDKFKHFRLTRGVYGQRQLGVQMVRIKIPHGRLTARQLIRIADVSEKYATGNLHLTTRQDIQLHFVKLDDSPKVWAELEEEHITLREACGNTVRNVTASAIAGIDPKELFDITPYAEAFARYFLRNPVCQDMGRKFKVAFSSADDDSGFTYFHDLGFIPRIRREGDKEIKGFKVLIGGGLGAQAMAAQVAYEFLPADEIIPFAEAVLRVFDRYGERVKRHKARFKFLIQKIGLSQFMQLVEAEKPALRYKKYVIDESVVPPPVLPEPVFPTMEIEDQSKYERWLRTNTFEQKQKGFYGVYLKIQTGDISHHKARALAGIVKRYAADDIRVTVNQGLLLRYVRKEALPALFAELDREGLAEPGFDSTHDITTCPGTDTCNLGVTNSMELARVLERLLREEYDDLIYDHDIKIKISGCMNSCGQHMAAQIGFHGSSIKKGEMVAPAMQVVLGGGVDPDGTGFIGEKIVKLPTRRIPQALRLLLNDFQAHAGEGEYFNAYFRRQGKTYFYQLLKPLAETELTADDFIDWGHVETYEQAIGVGECAGIMLDVVSTVISEAAEKFEAAKEALQENLFADAIYNSYNTFVIGAKALLLSKDVQCNTQAGIIKDFNEKLVKPGLFSSEDFETLVYQINKHEPDAAFASKYLADAAAFLEKVKAFRAAQLGIDKEQVDKQVIANYYRA; translated from the coding sequence ATGAGTGCCTTAAACCTCTCCAAAAACATAGATCCTGCCGCGCAGAAGGATATTCTTGAACTGGAAGATAAGATTCGCAGATTCCGGGCAGGTGAAATTCCGGAAGATAAGTTCAAGCATTTTCGCCTGACACGCGGAGTGTACGGTCAGCGGCAACTGGGTGTACAAATGGTGAGGATTAAAATTCCGCATGGCCGTTTGACCGCAAGGCAGCTCATCAGGATAGCGGATGTGTCGGAAAAGTATGCCACCGGCAATCTGCATCTGACTACCCGCCAGGATATCCAGCTACACTTTGTAAAATTGGATGACAGCCCTAAGGTCTGGGCCGAACTGGAAGAAGAACACATCACTTTACGCGAAGCCTGCGGCAATACCGTCAGGAATGTTACAGCTTCAGCCATTGCCGGCATTGACCCGAAAGAATTGTTTGACATTACCCCCTATGCGGAAGCTTTTGCCCGTTACTTCTTAAGAAATCCTGTTTGTCAGGATATGGGCAGAAAGTTTAAAGTAGCCTTCTCATCGGCTGATGATGACTCGGGATTTACCTACTTTCATGACCTGGGATTTATTCCACGCATCCGCAGAGAAGGGGATAAAGAGATTAAGGGATTTAAAGTGCTTATCGGAGGCGGGCTTGGTGCACAGGCCATGGCTGCTCAGGTAGCTTACGAATTTCTGCCGGCCGATGAAATCATTCCTTTTGCCGAGGCCGTCCTGCGCGTATTTGACCGCTATGGGGAGAGGGTAAAACGCCATAAGGCACGGTTTAAATTTTTAATTCAGAAAATTGGCTTGTCTCAGTTCATGCAACTGGTTGAAGCCGAAAAACCTGCCTTGCGGTACAAAAAGTATGTCATTGATGAATCAGTGGTCCCGCCCCCTGTTTTGCCCGAACCTGTCTTCCCTACAATGGAAATAGAAGATCAATCCAAATATGAACGCTGGCTGCGCACAAACACTTTTGAGCAAAAGCAAAAAGGCTTCTATGGAGTGTATCTAAAAATTCAGACCGGAGATATTTCCCATCACAAAGCCAGGGCCCTTGCCGGCATTGTAAAACGCTACGCAGCTGACGATATCCGCGTTACAGTTAATCAGGGCTTACTGCTGCGCTATGTGCGCAAGGAAGCCCTGCCTGCTCTCTTTGCCGAGCTGGATCGCGAGGGTTTGGCAGAACCGGGTTTTGACTCCACGCATGACATTACCACGTGCCCCGGCACAGACACCTGCAACCTGGGTGTAACCAACAGCATGGAGCTTGCCCGTGTGCTGGAGCGTCTGCTGCGTGAGGAATATGATGACCTCATTTATGACCATGATATCAAAATAAAAATCAGTGGGTGCATGAACTCCTGCGGTCAGCATATGGCTGCACAAATAGGTTTTCACGGTAGTTCAATAAAAAAAGGAGAAATGGTTGCACCGGCTATGCAGGTAGTGCTGGGCGGAGGTGTTGACCCTGATGGTACGGGTTTTATAGGAGAAAAAATTGTGAAGCTGCCAACCCGCAGAATTCCGCAGGCATTACGGCTGCTCCTGAATGACTTTCAGGCTCACGCTGGTGAAGGGGAATATTTTAATGCCTACTTCAGACGGCAAGGTAAGACCTACTTCTACCAGTTGCTGAAACCCTTGGCTGAAACAGAGCTTACTGCTGACGATTTCATTGACTGGGGCCATGTGGAAACTTATGAACAGGCTATCGGAGTGGGCGAATGTGCTGGTATCATGCTGGATGTGGTGTCCACCGTTATCAGCGAGGCTGCTGAAAAATTTGAAGCTGCAAAAGAAGCCCTGCAGGAAAATCTTTTTGCTGATGCTATTTACAACAGCTACAATACGTTTGTCATTGGGGCCAAGGCTCTGTTGCTGAGTAAGGATGTGCAGTGTAACACGCAGGCCGGCATCATTAAGGATTTTAATGAAAAACTGGTTAAACCCGGATTGTTCAGCAGCGAAGATTTTGAAACACTGGTTTATCAGATTAATAAACACGAGCCGGATGCGGCCTTTGCATCAAAATATCTGGCTGATGCAGCAGCCTTTCTGGAAAAGGTTAAAGCTTTCCGGGCGGCACAGCTCGGCATTGACAAAGAACAGGTTGACAAACAGGTGATAGCTAATTATTACAGAGCATGA
- the npdA gene encoding NAD-dependent protein deacylase — MKKVVVLTGAGISAESGLSTFRDAGGLWEGYDINEVATPEGWAKNPQRVLEFYNQRRRQLLKAQPNAAHYALAEMEKHFDVHIITQNVDDLHERAGSTKVLHLHGELLKVRSSVYPQLVYEWKKDLKMGDTCELGTQLRPHVVWFGEEVLLLPQAAKIASAADIFLVVGTSLVVYPAAGLIHYTGYDIPKYIIDPKAPQVHHVPNVTYIPAQATVGVPQLFKQLLNEQS, encoded by the coding sequence ATGAAGAAAGTTGTCGTGTTAACCGGAGCCGGCATCAGCGCAGAAAGCGGGCTGAGCACCTTTCGTGATGCAGGCGGATTGTGGGAAGGCTATGATATCAACGAAGTAGCCACACCGGAGGGTTGGGCTAAAAACCCCCAGCGCGTGTTGGAGTTTTACAATCAACGCAGGCGTCAGCTTCTAAAAGCCCAACCTAATGCCGCTCATTATGCACTCGCTGAAATGGAAAAACATTTTGACGTGCACATTATTACCCAAAATGTGGATGACCTTCACGAGCGGGCAGGATCCACAAAGGTGTTACATCTGCATGGCGAGCTGCTCAAAGTCAGAAGTTCTGTATACCCTCAACTGGTGTATGAGTGGAAGAAAGATCTGAAAATGGGCGACACCTGCGAACTCGGCACGCAGCTGAGACCACACGTTGTCTGGTTTGGTGAGGAAGTGCTGCTTCTGCCTCAGGCCGCTAAAATAGCGTCCGCTGCTGACATTTTTTTGGTTGTGGGTACTTCTCTAGTGGTGTATCCTGCAGCCGGATTAATTCATTACACCGGCTATGACATCCCAAAATATATTATTGACCCGAAAGCACCTCAGGTGCATCATGTGCCGAATGTCACATACATTCCTGCGCAGGCAACAGTTGGCGTGCCGCAATTATTTAAACAACTGCTGAATGAACAATCCTGA
- a CDS encoding membrane protein has protein sequence MKPISFFFFISGLFVFSGCVNTRFLKDNEILFRRNKIELESIEKVKHPAQFKNDLISISQLQPNKKFLGLFKIRLWFYNVSSQGKMNKFKYWMRDKIGEPPVLYDSLMAAKSTLLITNYLKNKGYFYAEADYRHRIHHKRAEVIYTVKPGYLYRMRNIYFPDGTSQLHQIISKHKNKSLLQSGEPFDVSALKAERERIADLLRNQGYYLFNREMVYFDLDSTPGNRRVDVYLRISDPEDSLQHAVFYIDSIYVFPDITDNKAVKKPTTLDTSYYREFVFISKKKRYRKKVLASAIHFARDSIYRVTDHNATISHLSELGVFRYVNIDYRLKTQNGKNYLNCYIYLSPSKRQEIAAEFEANNNTDYNLGTSLTISYRNKNTFRGTELLSLSISGGFESNLERGSRFFNTVDLQFKADLYFNQFLLPFRIKVPKTARPKTRLTFRNEYLRRTEYYTTNTFIFLFGYEWYRGQTQRHIVNPLVFNFVKIFESTPTFQEILRQSPSLRNSFTQQMIFGFEYNFIWTNQSIHRGRSFFYYIGKINSSGNFLHLINLLAHLNDSKKPPYQVVGVDYSQFFLVDSDIRNYLRLHRTVQLVSRLYGGIGVPFGNSTTLTYVKQFFSGGANSMRGWRIRSLGPGAFNFETSNIYNETGQFFFDQTGEIKLEANTELRFDIYKFIKGAVFFDIGNIWLLRADTSRPYANIDISRFWNEFAIGSGLGLRFDFTYFVLRFDVGLKLREPALGKQRWPIASFNPGNKAWRQENMRFNLAIGYPF, from the coding sequence TTGAAGCCAATATCTTTCTTTTTTTTTATTTCAGGACTATTCGTTTTTTCCGGATGCGTCAATACCCGATTTCTTAAGGATAATGAAATCCTCTTTCGCAGAAACAAAATTGAGCTGGAGTCTATTGAAAAAGTAAAGCATCCAGCTCAGTTCAAAAATGACCTCATCAGCATTTCTCAGCTACAACCCAATAAAAAATTTCTGGGCCTGTTTAAAATAAGACTCTGGTTTTACAATGTTTCCAGCCAGGGTAAAATGAACAAGTTCAAATACTGGATGCGGGATAAAATAGGAGAACCTCCAGTGCTCTATGATTCTTTAATGGCGGCAAAATCAACGCTCCTCATTACCAATTATCTTAAAAACAAAGGCTATTTCTATGCAGAAGCCGATTACAGGCATCGCATCCACCACAAAAGGGCTGAGGTAATCTATACTGTCAAACCAGGCTATTTGTATCGTATGCGCAACATCTATTTCCCGGATGGCACATCACAGCTGCATCAAATTATTTCAAAACACAAAAACAAATCTCTGCTACAATCGGGCGAACCCTTTGATGTTTCTGCACTTAAAGCCGAGAGAGAACGTATAGCCGACCTGCTGCGCAATCAGGGATATTATTTGTTTAACCGGGAGATGGTATATTTTGACCTTGACAGCACGCCCGGCAACCGCAGGGTGGATGTATATCTTAGAATCAGCGACCCGGAAGATTCCCTGCAACATGCCGTATTTTATATTGACAGCATCTACGTCTTTCCTGATATCACAGACAACAAAGCTGTAAAAAAGCCAACCACTCTGGATACCTCTTATTACCGTGAATTTGTATTTATCAGTAAAAAGAAAAGATACCGCAAGAAAGTGCTGGCATCTGCAATTCACTTTGCTCGAGACAGTATATATCGTGTAACAGACCACAACGCTACCATAAGCCATTTATCAGAATTGGGGGTTTTCCGGTATGTAAATATTGACTACCGCCTTAAAACGCAGAATGGGAAAAATTACCTGAATTGCTATATTTATCTCTCCCCTTCCAAGCGTCAGGAGATTGCAGCCGAATTTGAGGCAAATAACAATACAGACTACAACCTTGGCACCTCTCTGACCATAAGCTATCGCAACAAAAATACTTTCCGCGGCACCGAGCTACTAAGCCTGAGCATATCGGGAGGTTTTGAATCCAATCTGGAGAGGGGCTCTCGCTTCTTTAACACCGTTGACCTGCAGTTTAAGGCCGATTTGTATTTCAATCAGTTTTTGCTGCCTTTCAGAATAAAAGTACCAAAAACTGCCCGCCCCAAAACCCGCCTCACTTTCCGCAATGAATACCTGCGTAGAACAGAGTATTACACTACCAACACTTTCATCTTTCTGTTCGGCTACGAATGGTACAGAGGACAGACTCAACGCCATATCGTAAATCCGCTGGTATTCAATTTTGTGAAAATCTTTGAATCTACTCCGACTTTTCAGGAAATTCTCCGCCAAAGTCCTTCCCTGCGCAACAGCTTCACCCAACAGATGATTTTTGGGTTTGAATATAATTTTATCTGGACCAACCAGAGCATACACCGCGGCAGAAGTTTTTTTTACTATATAGGCAAAATCAATAGCTCCGGAAACTTTCTGCATCTGATTAACCTGCTTGCGCACCTGAATGACAGTAAAAAGCCGCCCTATCAGGTTGTGGGGGTAGATTATTCTCAGTTTTTTCTGGTTGACTCCGACATCAGAAACTATCTGCGCCTGCATCGCACCGTGCAACTTGTTTCCCGTCTTTACGGGGGCATTGGCGTGCCCTTCGGTAATTCAACCACCCTGACCTATGTCAAGCAGTTCTTCTCCGGAGGCGCCAACAGCATGCGTGGATGGCGCATCCGCTCACTGGGCCCCGGAGCTTTTAATTTTGAAACTTCCAATATATACAATGAAACCGGGCAGTTTTTCTTTGATCAGACCGGAGAAATCAAACTGGAAGCCAACACCGAACTGCGTTTTGATATCTACAAATTCATTAAAGGGGCTGTCTTCTTTGATATCGGCAACATCTGGCTGTTAAGAGCCGACACCTCACGTCCCTACGCCAACATAGACATCAGCCGCTTCTGGAATGAGTTTGCCATTGGCTCCGGGCTGGGGCTACGTTTTGACTTCACCTATTTTGTGCTGAGGTTTGATGTAGGTCTGAAACTCCGTGAACCCGCACTGGGTAAACAACGCTGGCCCATTGCCAGCTTTAATCCCGGCAACAAAGCGTGGCGACAGGAGAATATGCGTTTTAACCTTGCCATTGGTTACCCCTTTTAA
- a CDS encoding TonB-dependent receptor, with protein sequence MTGSPLFFVLYAVLFISGAVWAQPKSKDSALWIGGKVTDPAHQPIPYASVALFNTADSSLTTGTTTDEDGKFELTAEPGSYNLKITFLSYRTVTLPVLLGSSPLQLGKIIMQPDEKAIQEVEVVSEKSSMQLQLDKRVFNVGKDLSSTGSNALEVLDNVPSVSVDIDGNVSLRGSQNVRLLINGKPSSLTGISSTDALRMLQGSLIEKIEVITNPSARYDAEGEAGIINIVLKKEKNKGVNGSFDLTAGYPHNYSAAYQINFRKKWFNLFSSYGVHYRRNPGSGHTFLRYQTPDTTYSYESSRAHTRGGWGNTLKLGSDFYLNERNVLTVSGLFRFSKNQNKAETTYLDKDLNGVVIQTTERTDSEREDQRNWEASVHYEKTFKSNNEHKLTLDFQWSTSDDTENSAITETELASSSTLLQRSTNTEDEQRWLAQADYIHPFRLQGKFETGVKANWRFIQNDYRVEELSATGTWEPLPAFNDFFHYDENIYAAYVMAGDKIKKFSWQAGLRVEFSAVTTRLLESAYRNTRQYLDLFPSAHLSYEFNPNHTVQLSYSRRLSRPSFRWLLPFSGYSDARNYWSGNPDLNPEYTHSFELGYLKHWEKGSVLSSLYYRYRTGVIEQITLADSAGSTTRFPINLSTQHAFGIELNGNYDPFRWWKLTGSMNFYRSVTNGSYAGQSLQSDTYGWQMRASSRMTLFKKVDFQLTFGYKGPETTTQGKNKSSYSLDTGLSLDVFKGKGTLTLTGRDILNSRKRRSVVDTDTLYSESEFQWRSWQVLLNFNYRLNQKKKRTGALPSGAEEGGDF encoded by the coding sequence ATGACCGGTAGCCCGCTTTTTTTTGTTCTCTATGCTGTTTTATTTATTTCCGGTGCTGTTTGGGCGCAACCAAAGTCCAAAGACTCCGCACTATGGATCGGGGGAAAAGTGACTGACCCGGCACACCAGCCGATTCCCTACGCTTCGGTAGCCCTTTTTAATACAGCCGATTCGTCTCTAACCACAGGCACCACAACAGATGAAGACGGTAAATTTGAACTAACAGCGGAGCCTGGTTCCTACAATTTAAAAATAACCTTTCTCTCTTACCGAACGGTGACGTTACCGGTGCTGCTCGGTAGCTCTCCGCTTCAGCTCGGCAAAATCATTATGCAACCGGATGAGAAAGCCATTCAGGAGGTGGAGGTAGTGTCTGAAAAGAGCTCCATGCAACTCCAGTTAGACAAAAGAGTTTTCAACGTAGGCAAAGACCTGAGTAGCACAGGGAGTAATGCCCTGGAAGTACTGGATAATGTGCCCTCAGTATCTGTAGATATAGACGGCAACGTAAGCCTGCGCGGTAGCCAAAACGTAAGATTACTCATTAACGGCAAGCCTTCCTCACTCACCGGCATCAGCAGTACAGACGCTCTGAGAATGCTACAGGGAAGTCTGATTGAGAAAATTGAGGTAATTACCAACCCTTCAGCCCGATATGATGCCGAAGGAGAGGCAGGTATCATTAATATCGTGCTCAAAAAAGAAAAAAATAAAGGCGTCAACGGCTCATTTGACCTGACAGCCGGATACCCTCACAATTACAGTGCTGCCTACCAGATAAATTTTCGGAAAAAATGGTTCAACCTGTTCTCCAGTTATGGAGTACATTATCGTAGGAATCCCGGCAGTGGCCACACCTTTCTGCGCTATCAAACGCCTGACACAACATACAGCTATGAAAGCTCTCGTGCACATACGCGCGGGGGATGGGGCAACACCCTTAAGCTGGGTTCGGATTTTTATCTGAATGAGCGCAATGTGCTCACGGTGTCAGGGCTATTCCGCTTTTCTAAAAATCAAAATAAAGCAGAAACAACCTATCTGGATAAAGACCTTAACGGTGTTGTTATACAAACAACTGAACGTACGGATAGCGAGCGGGAAGATCAACGCAACTGGGAAGCCTCCGTGCATTATGAAAAAACATTCAAATCAAACAATGAACACAAGCTTACCCTTGACTTTCAGTGGTCTACTTCCGATGATACTGAAAACAGTGCAATTACCGAAACCGAGCTTGCGAGCAGCAGCACGCTGTTGCAACGCTCTACAAACACCGAAGATGAACAAAGGTGGCTTGCCCAGGCTGATTATATTCATCCGTTCAGGCTACAAGGAAAATTTGAAACCGGAGTGAAAGCAAACTGGCGTTTTATCCAGAATGACTATCGGGTGGAAGAATTATCGGCCACCGGTACCTGGGAGCCATTGCCTGCGTTTAATGATTTTTTTCACTATGATGAAAATATCTATGCAGCCTATGTGATGGCTGGAGATAAGATCAAAAAATTCAGCTGGCAGGCAGGTCTCCGTGTTGAATTTTCGGCAGTCACCACCCGTTTGCTTGAATCGGCTTACCGCAACACCCGTCAGTATCTTGACTTGTTCCCCAGCGCCCATCTGTCTTATGAATTTAACCCTAATCACACCGTGCAGTTGAGTTATAGCCGCAGGTTAAGCAGGCCATCCTTTCGCTGGCTGCTGCCCTTTTCCGGCTACAGTGATGCGCGCAACTACTGGAGCGGTAACCCGGACCTCAACCCCGAGTACACGCATTCCTTTGAACTGGGTTACCTGAAACACTGGGAAAAGGGTTCAGTTCTGTCTTCCCTGTATTATCGCTATCGCACCGGTGTTATAGAACAGATTACCCTTGCCGATTCTGCCGGTTCCACTACACGTTTTCCCATAAATCTCTCCACACAACACGCTTTCGGGATAGAGTTAAACGGTAATTATGACCCCTTCCGATGGTGGAAACTTACCGGATCCATGAATTTTTACCGATCTGTTACAAATGGCAGTTATGCAGGCCAAAGCTTGCAGAGTGATACCTACGGCTGGCAGATGCGGGCTTCTTCCAGAATGACACTTTTTAAAAAAGTGGACTTTCAACTCACCTTCGGTTATAAAGGCCCGGAAACAACCACGCAGGGCAAAAACAAATCGTCTTACAGCCTGGATACTGGCCTGTCTCTGGATGTGTTTAAAGGAAAGGGTACACTTACCCTTACCGGAAGAGATATTCTCAACAGCCGCAAGCGCAGAAGCGTGGTTGATACTGATACATTGTATAGCGAATCGGAATTTCAATGGCGGTCGTGGCAGGTACTGCTGAACTTCAACTACCGTCTCAACCAGAAAAAGAAGCGTACAGGGGCACTGCCTTCTGGCGCGGAAGAGGGTGGCGACTTCTGA